A single Marinitoga aeolica DNA region contains:
- a CDS encoding GAF domain-containing protein has product MRSILQDFTPEFLKILNKDKIYWFEGWKEYKQSKPKIIREYEKKENLTDEKIKERLNAITRKEFDMFKQDWENNFLEIKKEMVMRLSRNANHYQLKRGDFVVFIMGLLGLNSHYYIETYYGTVILVDSFYHFLYKKDIRETIDNAILEFINNTPINPKKALFAKLLSQIEKYIYDNNDKNKVMERIVKILYENVDYYNWVGFYLTDKNDKNMLILGPYLGEPTEHIKIPFGSGICGQAASTKNTFVVQDVTKETNYLSCSEKTKSEIVVPILDKNGNVFGELDIDSHKLEPFTIEDSQFLEEIINLFVEKFL; this is encoded by the coding sequence ATGAGAAGTATATTACAAGATTTCACTCCAGAATTTTTAAAAATATTAAACAAAGACAAAATATATTGGTTTGAAGGTTGGAAAGAATATAAGCAAAGCAAACCTAAAATTATCAGAGAATATGAAAAAAAAGAAAATTTAACAGACGAAAAAATAAAAGAAAGATTAAACGCAATTACAAGAAAAGAATTTGATATGTTTAAACAAGACTGGGAAAATAATTTTTTAGAAATAAAAAAAGAAATGGTAATGAGATTATCTAGAAATGCTAATCACTACCAATTAAAAAGAGGTGATTTTGTAGTATTTATAATGGGACTTCTTGGATTAAATTCGCATTATTACATCGAAACATATTATGGAACCGTTATTTTAGTTGATTCATTTTACCATTTTCTATATAAAAAAGATATTAGAGAAACAATAGATAATGCAATATTAGAATTCATAAATAACACCCCTATTAATCCTAAAAAAGCTCTTTTTGCTAAATTATTATCTCAAATAGAAAAATATATATACGATAATAATGACAAAAATAAGGTAATGGAAAGAATTGTAAAAATTTTATACGAAAATGTGGACTATTATAATTGGGTAGGATTCTATTTAACAGACAAAAATGATAAAAATATGTTAATACTCGGCCCTTATTTAGGCGAGCCTACTGAACACATTAAAATTCCTTTTGGAAGTGGTATTTGCGGTCAAGCTGCTTCAACAAAAAATACTTTTGTCGTACAAGATGTAACAAAAGAAACAAATTATTTATCCTGTAGTGAAAAAACAAAATCTGAAATAGTTGTTCCTATATTAGACAAAAACGGAAATGTGTTTGGAGAGCTGGATATAGATAGTCATAAATTAGAACCTTTTACAATAGAAGACTCCCAATTTTTAGAAGAAATTATTAATTTATTCGTTGAAAAATTTCTTTAA